The Mastacembelus armatus chromosome 9, fMasArm1.2, whole genome shotgun sequence genome contains a region encoding:
- the polb gene encoding DNA polymerase beta isoform X1 — MSKRKAPQESLNEGITDFLVELANYEKNVNRAIHKYNAYRKAASTIAKYPHKIRSGEEAKKLDGVGAKIAEKIDEFLQTGKLRKLEKIRNDDTSSSINLLTRVTGIGPAAARKFFEEGVKTLEDLKKIEHKLNHHQQIGLKYFEEFEKRIPRTEMEKMEVLIIGELKEVDTEYIGTICGSYRRGAASSGDIDILLTHPHYTSQTEKQPKLLHAVVDHLESIGFVTDTLSKGDTKFMGVCQLQQSDEDEEEYLHRRIDIRLIPKDQYYCGVLYFTGSDIFNKNMRTHALEKGFTLNEYTIRPLGVTGVAGEPLLVDSERDIFDYIQYKYREPKDRSE; from the exons AACTGGCCAATTACGAGAAAAATGTCAACAGGGcaatacacaaatacaatgcGTACAG GAAAGCAGCATCTACCATCGCCAAGTATCCTCATAAGATCAGAAGTGGTGAAGAGGCCAAGAAGCTG GATGGTGTTGGAGCTAAAATAGCAGAAAAGATTGACGAGTTCCTGCAAACTGGGAAGCTAAGAAAACTGGAAAAG ATTCGAAATGATGACACTAGTTCTTCCATAAATCTACTCACCAGAGTTACCGGAATTGG TCCTGCTGCTGCCAGGAAGTTTTTTGAAGAAGGGGTGAAGACGTTAGAAG ATTTGAAAAAGATCGAACACAAGCTAAATCATCATCAACAGATTGGACTCAA ATACTTTGAGGAATTTGAAAAAAGGATTCCACGTACTGAAATGGAAAAGATGGAG GTGCTGATTATTGGAGAGTTGAAGGAAGTTGACACAGAATATATTGGAACAATTTGTGGAAGCTACAGGAGAG GTGCTGCATCGAGTGGTGATATTGATATTTTACTTACCCACCCACACTACACCTCTCAGACTGAGAAGCAG CCCAAGCTCCTCCATGCTGTGGTGGACCATTTGGAATCCATTGGGTTTGTTACCGACACTCTGTCCAAAGGAGACACCAAGTTCATG GGAGtctgtcagctgcagcagagtgatgaagatgaagaagaataTCTTCACAGGCGTATTGATATTAG GTTAATTCCCAAAGATCAGTACTACTGTGGAGTTCTCTATTTCACTGGAAGTGATATCTTCAACAAGAATATGAGAACTCATGCTCTGGAGAAGGGCTTCACTCTTAATGAATACACCATACGACCACTTGGGGTTACTG GTGTGGCAGGGGAGCCTCTGTTGGTGGACAGTGAGAGAGACATCTTTGATTACATCCAGTACAAATACAGAGAACCGAAGGATCGCAGCGAGTGA
- the polb gene encoding DNA polymerase beta isoform X2 — MSTGQYTNTMRTASTIAKYPHKIRSGEEAKKLDGVGAKIAEKIDEFLQTGKLRKLEKIRNDDTSSSINLLTRVTGIGPAAARKFFEEGVKTLEDLKKIEHKLNHHQQIGLKYFEEFEKRIPRTEMEKMEVLIIGELKEVDTEYIGTICGSYRRGAASSGDIDILLTHPHYTSQTEKQPKLLHAVVDHLESIGFVTDTLSKGDTKFMGVCQLQQSDEDEEEYLHRRIDIRLIPKDQYYCGVLYFTGSDIFNKNMRTHALEKGFTLNEYTIRPLGVTGVAGEPLLVDSERDIFDYIQYKYREPKDRSE, encoded by the exons ATGTCAACAGGGcaatacacaaatacaatgcGTACAG CATCTACCATCGCCAAGTATCCTCATAAGATCAGAAGTGGTGAAGAGGCCAAGAAGCTG GATGGTGTTGGAGCTAAAATAGCAGAAAAGATTGACGAGTTCCTGCAAACTGGGAAGCTAAGAAAACTGGAAAAG ATTCGAAATGATGACACTAGTTCTTCCATAAATCTACTCACCAGAGTTACCGGAATTGG TCCTGCTGCTGCCAGGAAGTTTTTTGAAGAAGGGGTGAAGACGTTAGAAG ATTTGAAAAAGATCGAACACAAGCTAAATCATCATCAACAGATTGGACTCAA ATACTTTGAGGAATTTGAAAAAAGGATTCCACGTACTGAAATGGAAAAGATGGAG GTGCTGATTATTGGAGAGTTGAAGGAAGTTGACACAGAATATATTGGAACAATTTGTGGAAGCTACAGGAGAG GTGCTGCATCGAGTGGTGATATTGATATTTTACTTACCCACCCACACTACACCTCTCAGACTGAGAAGCAG CCCAAGCTCCTCCATGCTGTGGTGGACCATTTGGAATCCATTGGGTTTGTTACCGACACTCTGTCCAAAGGAGACACCAAGTTCATG GGAGtctgtcagctgcagcagagtgatgaagatgaagaagaataTCTTCACAGGCGTATTGATATTAG GTTAATTCCCAAAGATCAGTACTACTGTGGAGTTCTCTATTTCACTGGAAGTGATATCTTCAACAAGAATATGAGAACTCATGCTCTGGAGAAGGGCTTCACTCTTAATGAATACACCATACGACCACTTGGGGTTACTG GTGTGGCAGGGGAGCCTCTGTTGGTGGACAGTGAGAGAGACATCTTTGATTACATCCAGTACAAATACAGAGAACCGAAGGATCGCAGCGAGTGA